Proteins found in one Agaribacterium sp. ZY112 genomic segment:
- a CDS encoding 4a-hydroxytetrahydrobiopterin dehydratase: MTSLVSSSCEACQVGAPLLSQEQLNELLPSIPEWLLVNELGVNQLCRSYDFDNFAEALAFTNLVADLAEQEGHHPALLLEWGRVTVRWWTHKIKGLHRNDAVMAAKTDLLFQRRAS, encoded by the coding sequence ATGACTTCCTTAGTGAGTTCAAGCTGTGAGGCGTGCCAAGTTGGTGCGCCACTGTTGAGTCAGGAGCAGCTCAATGAGTTGCTGCCTTCTATCCCTGAGTGGTTGCTTGTCAATGAATTGGGGGTGAATCAGCTTTGTCGGAGTTATGACTTTGACAATTTCGCAGAGGCTCTAGCGTTTACTAACTTGGTCGCCGATCTTGCTGAGCAAGAGGGGCATCATCCAGCCTTACTTTTAGAGTGGGGGCGCGTCACTGTGCGTTGGTGGACTCATAAAATTAAAGGCCTGCATCGTAATGATGCTGTGATGGCCGCAAAAACGGATTTGCTCTTTCAGCGCAGGGCATCCTAA